The genome window TTTGTTACCCGGTAACTGACCGCACGCCCTTTTTCTAATTCCAATTTTTCAGTATACCAAATCTCCATTGATTTCTCCTAAGGTTTCTCTCTTTAAACCAGATTTGTTATGGGAATAAAGAGGTGTAGTTTTTTTTAAACTTTCTTTGTTTATAAACAATGAAAAATTCAACTTGGCGAGAACTGGGTGTTTCGGTTCCATTGCCTTGTATGCAGAAATATTCCCGTGTTTTTTACCTGTTTGGTTTTTTATCCATGCCCCTCTTCATTTTGTTACTCGTTTACGGATATGTAAAAATCAACGAAATGGCCAGCGAGGAAATCCATTGGGGCCATAACAAATCCTTTGCTTTTGGACAAGCTTCACGTGAAGGGAAACTAGTCCTACTTGCTGTTACCAAATCCAGATGTGAAATGTTGCAAGGTTTAGAATGCGGTGAAGGGAAACCGGATCTTGGCACCTATGTTCTCTTGAACTTTACCCCGAGAGAACAAGAATTCCAATCATTGATTTTGGATGACAGGTTTGTTTCTTTAAAAACAGAACCACTCCCTCAATATTTTCTCCTCAATGCTTCTGGGGAAATCCGTCATATGTCAAAACAACTTCCCAGCGTGGAAGAAATGCAAAAACTCCCCAAAAAAGAATGATCTTTTTTTTGCTTTAAACAAAATTCTCTTGCAAGTTCCGAAATTCGATATACCCTATGGGGTATAGACCCATCGGAGGATTTATGTTAGGACTCACTGTTCATAGAAAAAAAGGTTTCGAAGAAACAATCGCCGACACAACCGAAGCCCTAAAAAAAGAAGGTTTCGGAGTTCTTACCACCATCGACGTCAAAAACACCCTCAAAGAAAAAATTGGAGTGGATTTCAAACGTTACACCATTCTCGGTGCATGTAACCCTAGTTTTGCGCACAAAGCCCTCCAAACAGCTGATGAAATTGGACTATTACTTCCTTGTAACGTAGTCGTCACTGAAGAAAAAAATGGTGAAACCAAAGTATCCATCTTTGATCCTATGACCATGACCAAACTGGTCCAAAATCCTGAACTCGAAAAAATTGCCAAAGAAGTCCAAGAAAAACTAATCCAAGTCATCCACCACTTACACGAATGATTTTTTTTTTGGTAAATTTTGCGGGCACCTCGCCAATGGAAATCAGTTTTCATATACTTTCCATTAGGCGATCCCGCTGTCCGCTCCAATCTTTCGCTTTGCGAAAGGATTTCCGCTACCATCGGTGGCGCAGGGGGAGTTTTATCTTAACAACAAAACTTTCTTTCTTTACTTACAAAATGTTGGAGGGTTTTGTTTGGCACTCTTAACCCGAGTATAA of Leptospira mtsangambouensis contains these proteins:
- a CDS encoding DUF302 domain-containing protein, whose protein sequence is MLGLTVHRKKGFEETIADTTEALKKEGFGVLTTIDVKNTLKEKIGVDFKRYTILGACNPSFAHKALQTADEIGLLLPCNVVVTEEKNGETKVSIFDPMTMTKLVQNPELEKIAKEVQEKLIQVIHHLHE